AATCAGAAAAAGAAGATAGATGAGCAACTACTTCAGCTGTTCACTAAAGACTTCCAACCATTTTCAGTCGTTGAAGATTCAGGGTTTCGGGGTTTTGTGCGGGCCCTTAATCCTGGTTATGAGTTACCAAGCAGGAAGCATATTTCAGATGTAATGCTGCAAGCAGCATACACAGCAGCAAAGGAGAAAGTGGTAGACAAACTGTCAGCTGCGAAGACAGTTTGTTTGACCACAGATTGCTGGACATCGGCAGCAAATGAAGGTTACATGGCGGTGACAGGGCATTTTGTGTCTGAAGATTTCACCTTGCAATCGGTGTTGTTAGGATGTTCCCAATTGTCTGGTGCACATACTGCTCCAAATCTGTCGGCATCTCTAATAGGCACGACAGATAACTTCAGGCTGACAGACAAAGTTTTGCTGGTTGTGACGGATAATGCACCAAATATTAAAAATGCAGTATCCAttttacagtggaaacactttgggTGCTATGCACATACATTGAATCTTATTGTTCAGAACGCACTAAAACATTTTGTGTCAATTCAGCAGAAAGTGAAAACTATTGTAGCATTCTTCAAGAGAAGCTGCAAGGCAACAGAAAGACTGCTGACATACCAACAAAATAATGGGGCAGGTCATGTTAAAAAACTGGTGCAGGAGGTGCCAACAAGGTGGAACTCTACTCTGTATATGTTGGAGCGAATAGTTGAAATTAAAGATGCAGTGAAGACTTCACTTGTACTATTCACAGTTGATTTTGAACAACTTACCGACGAGGAATGGAACATCTGCTCAGAACTCTGCTCTGTGTTGAAGCCATTTGCACAGGTTTCAACACAGCTTAGTGCTGAGTCATATCCTACTGGCAGCCAAGTAAGTTAAGCAGCTTTTTTTCTTGCTAAAATGTTAGCTGTGGTATTAtggcataatcatttctgagatacTGTACTGTTTGTGTTACATTGAACTTATTCCAATTTTCAGGTTATTGTTCTGACAAGGGGATTATTATCAGtgtgtgcagaacttttgaaacgGCCATTTAACAGTGTGACAAGGACTATCATTGAAGAATTAACAAAAGGCCTGAAGGACCGTTTCCACAATGTAGAGATGAGCAAATCTATAGGAGTAGCCACTCTACTAGATCCACGGTTTAAATCTCTTGTGTTTGAAAGCCGAGTTGCAGCAGATAATGCAAAGAAACAGCTTATTGAACTAGTAGCACAAAAGATGGGTGACAGAAGACTGACAAACACAGGCCAGAGCCATGAAACTGTGTCAACTTCAACCACCACTGATCCCTTGTCAGTATGGGGTGTCTATGATGCAATTGTAAAATCAACACAGCCCCAGGGCACTCCTCAGTCAGCTGCTATTGTGGAAGTACAAAGGTACATGGACAGCCCAGTTATTAGTAGAAGTGAGGATCCACTGGCATGGTGGCGTGAAAATCAATATATTTTCCCACATATTGCTAAAGTGGTGAGGGAAAAATTCAATATAGTGGCCACTTCTGTGCCGTGCGaaagaatattttctaaaactggtatcattatAAATGAAAGGCGAACACGGCTGAAGGCGTCCAAAGTTGAAAAACTTATATTTCTAAATATGAACAGTACTAACTCCTGAATTTCCTGTTACAGGGTACgtgttatttattgtatttaatgagagattactggtcccaaaatatggtttTCTTATCTTAGATGTTTGTTTCAGTAGTGGATTCGAGAGGCACACCAACACCAGCAGATGAGTCTCAGTTTAATACTTGGGATATTATAACAGTAAGGTAATTCTAGTTTGGGTACATTTTTAGCATATTTAATCTCTCCCTTAAAATGGAGATATAACTGTACGGCATAACATATATTTGTTATGCTACATTAAAAGAGTACTAGTGGTTTTGTGTTGAAGTGTAATGTATATTGTCAGTCAGTAAGTCAGAGCACTTTGTTCCAGTTATAGCTCCAGAAGTCAGTCACCAGCAGCAGATGTCACACA
This sequence is a window from Schistocerca americana isolate TAMUIC-IGC-003095 chromosome 4, iqSchAmer2.1, whole genome shotgun sequence. Protein-coding genes within it:
- the LOC124613558 gene encoding E3 SUMO-protein ligase ZBED1-like — encoded protein: MLQAAYTAAKEKVVDKLSAAKTVCLTTDCWTSAANEGYMAVTGHFVSEDFTLQSVLLGCSQLSGAHTAPNLSASLIGTTDNFRLTDKVLLVVTDNAPNIKNAVSILQWKHFGCYAHTLNLIVQNALKHFVSIQQKVKTIVAFFKRSCKATERLLTYQQNNGAGHVKKLVQEVPTRWNSTLYMLERIVEIKDAVKTSLVLFTVDFEQLTDEEWNICSELCSVLKPFAQVSTQLSAESYPTGSQVIVLTRGLLSVCAELLKRPFNSVTRTIIEELTKGLKDRFHNVEMSKSIGVATLLDPRFKSLVFESRVAADNAKKQLIELVAQKMGDRRLTNTGQSHETVSTSTTTDPLSVWGVYDAIVKSTQPQGTPQSAAIVEVQRYMDSPVISRSEDPLAWWRENQYIFPHIAKVVREKFNIVATSVPCERIFSKTGIIINERRTRLKASKVEKLIFLNMNSTNS